The Lutibacter sp. Hel_I_33_5 genome has a window encoding:
- a CDS encoding T9SS type A sorting domain-containing protein, with translation MIKKISISIFFSLLFISVSTAQLLEVGDPGVTFDQTKLDTNWPQMDRWSKAGVEGGIPFISSLEKGATVTEFTSAGIQAAIESCPVGKYVYLPNGTYNITTRVNMRTGKSLVGESKEGVICTINMSGDKGFDFWNRQNTGISNMTVIGGWGEPKYKWMQNADNDVNNQLPTNDNHSIVIQGGSKNCWIDNVDIINSAKHPLVIKASHVTIRGCNIKGVHNKGGGWNGYFHIGGSDNLIYNNSVTQLRHISSQEPDTKYNVIYKNNFNQEFSFHKDDGGDNLIEQNNITLPADMPNSSPNYYAIMGPWSTQHPISRKPNFVYKNTCKELNHNGATPWSDDSKIYNGPFEQSPSNPYTNFKDMGTNMVPKGGTLYPVKNTTASINDVTFDKISVYPTIVDKEITIDFKSTIEKRKISLLNINGQLILNKNVENSQKVTIDLKNHSLSKGIYFLRISNQNSVKTFKLIKR, from the coding sequence ATGATTAAAAAAATATCAATATCAATATTTTTCTCTTTATTATTTATTAGTGTTTCGACTGCACAATTACTAGAAGTTGGTGATCCCGGTGTAACTTTTGATCAAACAAAATTAGATACAAATTGGCCACAAATGGATCGTTGGTCTAAAGCTGGTGTAGAAGGTGGAATTCCATTTATAAGTTCTTTAGAAAAAGGTGCAACTGTAACAGAATTTACTAGTGCTGGTATCCAAGCAGCCATAGAAAGTTGTCCAGTAGGAAAGTATGTTTATTTACCTAATGGAACATATAATATAACTACTAGGGTAAATATGCGAACTGGTAAAAGTTTAGTTGGTGAAAGTAAAGAAGGTGTTATATGTACTATTAACATGTCTGGCGACAAAGGATTTGATTTTTGGAATCGTCAAAACACTGGTATATCTAATATGACCGTTATTGGTGGGTGGGGTGAGCCAAAATATAAATGGATGCAAAATGCAGATAACGATGTTAATAATCAATTACCAACAAATGATAATCATTCTATAGTAATACAAGGAGGTTCTAAAAATTGTTGGATTGACAATGTAGATATCATTAATAGCGCAAAGCACCCTTTAGTTATTAAGGCAAGTCATGTAACAATTCGTGGATGTAATATTAAAGGTGTACATAATAAAGGTGGAGGTTGGAATGGTTACTTTCATATAGGCGGTTCAGACAATCTTATTTATAATAATTCTGTAACTCAATTAAGGCATATATCAAGTCAAGAACCAGATACTAAATACAACGTAATTTATAAAAATAATTTTAATCAAGAATTTAGTTTTCATAAAGACGACGGAGGTGATAACCTAATAGAACAAAACAATATTACGTTACCTGCAGATATGCCTAATAGTTCACCTAATTATTATGCAATTATGGGACCGTGGTCTACTCAACATCCTATTTCTAGGAAACCAAACTTTGTTTATAAAAATACGTGTAAAGAATTAAATCATAATGGTGCGACACCTTGGTCTGATGATTCTAAAATTTATAATGGTCCTTTTGAACAGAGTCCTAGTAATCCATATACAAATTTTAAAGACATGGGAACTAATATGGTACCAAAAGGTGGTACTCTATACCCAGTTAAAAATACAACAGCATCAATAAATGATGTTACTTTTGATAAAATTAGTGTCTATCCTACGATAGTTGATAAAGAAATTACGATTGATTTTAAGTCAACCATAGAAAAAAGAAAGATTTCGTTATTAAATATTAACGGACAACTTATTTTAAATAAAAATGTTGAGAATTCTCAAAAAGTAACTATAGATTTAAAAAACCACTCTTTATCTAAGGGTATCTATTTTCTAAGAATCAGCAATCAGAATTCTGTAAAAACTTTTAAACTAATTAAGAGATAA
- a CDS encoding head GIN domain-containing protein — protein MKKLIITSLLLTLCFNVTAQSWWNSEKVRGNGNVVTKNRTTSDYEGVSVGGSFDVILVKGKEGKITIKGEENIIPYIITEVRNGTLKIKYEKNVNVRTTRKLTVTVPYKDIDKVSLGGSGNISNEGVIKGEDVSFSLGGSGDIRVNVDANHVKSSIGGSGNIKLSGKTDSFKCSIAGSGSIKAYELDANSLKASIAGSGSIRTSVKNKIKASVVGSGSIYYKGNPKIDSKSVGSGDVISRN, from the coding sequence ATGAAAAAACTAATCATAACAAGCTTACTTTTAACACTTTGCTTTAATGTAACTGCACAAAGTTGGTGGAATAGCGAAAAGGTTCGAGGAAATGGAAATGTAGTAACTAAAAATAGAACAACTTCAGATTATGAAGGTGTAAGTGTAGGTGGATCTTTTGATGTAATTTTAGTGAAAGGTAAAGAAGGAAAAATAACCATTAAAGGAGAAGAAAATATTATTCCTTATATCATAACTGAAGTTAGAAACGGAACTTTAAAAATTAAATACGAGAAAAACGTTAATGTTAGAACTACAAGAAAATTAACAGTTACAGTACCTTATAAAGATATTGATAAAGTTTCACTTGGAGGTTCTGGTAATATTTCAAACGAAGGAGTTATTAAAGGAGAAGATGTTTCTTTTAGCTTAGGAGGATCTGGAGACATTAGAGTTAATGTAGATGCTAATCATGTAAAATCATCGATTGGTGGTTCTGGAAACATTAAATTAAGCGGAAAAACTGACTCTTTTAAATGTTCTATTGCTGGTTCTGGCAGCATTAAAGCCTATGAATTAGATGCTAATTCTTTAAAAGCGAGTATCGCTGGTTCGGGTAGTATTAGAACATCTGTAAAAAATAAAATTAAAGCTAGCGTTGTAGGTTCTGGAAGTATTTATTACAAAGGAAATCCTAAAATTGATAGCAAATCTGTAGGTTCTGGAGATGTAATTAGTAGAAACTAA
- the def gene encoding peptide deformylase gives MILPIVAYGDPILRKVGKEINADYPELKKLIANMKETMYKASGVGLAAPQIGKAIRLFIIDASPFADDEDLDEEERATLKDFNKVFINPKIIEEEGDEWAFSEGCLSIPDIREDVFRQNNVTLEYQDEEFKKHTLTLSGLAARVFQHEYDHIEGILFTDKLSSLKKRLLKKKLENISKGKINADYRMRFPKLKRK, from the coding sequence ATGATATTACCCATTGTAGCTTATGGCGATCCTATATTACGCAAAGTAGGAAAAGAAATTAATGCTGATTATCCAGAATTAAAGAAGCTTATTGCAAACATGAAAGAAACCATGTATAAAGCTTCTGGTGTTGGTTTAGCTGCACCTCAAATAGGAAAAGCAATCCGATTATTTATTATTGACGCCTCTCCTTTTGCAGATGATGAAGATTTAGATGAAGAAGAACGAGCTACCTTAAAAGATTTTAACAAGGTTTTTATCAATCCAAAAATAATTGAAGAGGAAGGTGATGAATGGGCTTTTAGCGAAGGTTGTTTAAGTATTCCTGATATTAGAGAAGATGTTTTTAGACAAAATAACGTTACCTTAGAATATCAAGATGAAGAGTTTAAAAAACATACATTAACGTTAAGTGGTTTAGCCGCAAGAGTTTTTCAACATGAGTATGATCATATTGAAGGAATATTGTTTACCGACAAGCTTTCATCACTTAAAAAGAGATTATTAAAAAAGAAATTAGAAAACATAAGTAAGGGAAAAATAAATGCAGATTATAGAATGCGTTTCCCTAAATTAAAAAGAAAATAA
- a CDS encoding glycosyltransferase family 4 protein: MKVLVVIRANETYATQQAQIELVLGLKKKGVSILLMGEFSDEVLTEVKKLDLNYISLYPIKKIDKNYTKSFKKVVIEQHIDIVHFIDGKASRSGLPALKKLPIKVITYFGSISLHWYDPTSYLTYLHPRVDAIICNSKFVFNHVKKQLLPKHKHKPILIYKGYNSDWFPEHKPFNLENLGIPKSATVACFIGNHRKVKGTKYFLQSSYHLSSKKEIHYLLIGKNTDANDLISIAKKSPIANKIHILGVRSDVISLLKSTDIYVQTSLSEGFGRAISEAMSVAKPIVMTDAGGCTELIDKESGIIVPVKNPQKIAKAISYLSDNKSNRKEMGKKAKERINSVYHINNTINDTLSLYKKLLAKND, translated from the coding sequence ATGAAAGTTCTAGTTGTAATTAGAGCCAATGAAACCTATGCTACACAGCAAGCACAAATTGAGTTAGTTTTAGGGCTCAAAAAAAAAGGTGTTTCTATTTTATTAATGGGGGAATTTTCTGATGAAGTTTTAACCGAAGTTAAAAAATTAGACCTTAATTATATTTCACTTTACCCTATAAAGAAAATTGACAAAAATTACACAAAATCATTTAAGAAAGTTGTTATTGAACAACATATCGACATAGTTCATTTTATTGATGGAAAAGCTAGCAGAAGTGGATTACCAGCTTTAAAGAAACTCCCAATAAAAGTAATTACCTATTTTGGTTCTATTAGTTTGCATTGGTATGACCCAACTTCATATTTAACGTATTTACATCCAAGAGTAGATGCAATTATCTGCAATAGTAAGTTTGTATTTAATCATGTAAAAAAACAATTACTTCCAAAACATAAACACAAGCCAATATTAATTTACAAAGGATATAATTCCGATTGGTTTCCAGAGCATAAGCCTTTTAATTTAGAAAATTTAGGAATCCCAAAAAGTGCAACTGTTGCTTGCTTTATTGGAAATCACAGAAAAGTAAAAGGCACTAAATATTTCTTACAATCGTCTTATCATTTATCAAGCAAAAAAGAAATACATTATTTGTTAATTGGTAAAAACACAGATGCCAACGATCTAATTTCAATCGCGAAAAAAAGTCCAATTGCAAATAAAATTCATATTCTTGGTGTACGATCTGATGTGATATCTCTGTTAAAAAGTACCGATATCTACGTGCAAACATCATTAAGTGAAGGGTTTGGAAGAGCAATTTCTGAAGCAATGTCTGTTGCAAAACCTATTGTTATGACTGATGCTGGTGGTTGTACTGAATTAATTGATAAAGAAAGTGGAATTATTGTACCAGTAAAAAATCCACAGAAAATTGCAAAAGCTATTTCTTATCTTTCAGATAATAAAAGTAATAGAAAAGAAATGGGTAAAAAGGCAAAAGAAAGAATTAATTCTGTTTATCACATTAACAATACTATAAACGATACCTTGTCTTTATATAAAAAACTTTTAGCCAAGAATGACTGA
- the ruvX gene encoding Holliday junction resolvase RuvX: MGRILAIDFGQKRTGIAVTDELQIIASGLTTVDTKDIIPFLKNYISKEKVDLFLVGKPKQLNNSDSESEAFIIPFLQKLEKEITSIPVKRIDERFTSKMAFQTMIDSGLKKKQRRNKALVDEISATIILQSYLYHQ, encoded by the coding sequence TTGGGTAGAATTTTAGCCATCGATTTTGGACAAAAAAGAACAGGAATAGCAGTAACTGATGAACTTCAAATTATTGCTTCAGGATTAACGACTGTAGACACAAAAGATATAATACCTTTTTTAAAAAACTATATATCTAAAGAAAAAGTTGATTTATTTTTAGTTGGCAAACCAAAACAACTTAACAATTCTGATAGCGAAAGTGAAGCTTTTATTATTCCTTTTCTTCAAAAATTAGAGAAAGAAATTACGAGTATACCAGTAAAAAGAATAGATGAGCGATTTACTTCTAAAATGGCTTTTCAAACAATGATAGATAGTGGACTAAAAAAGAAACAGCGAAGAAACAAAGCTTTGGTCGATGAAATTAGCGCTACTATTATCTTACAGTCTTATTTATATCACCAATAA
- a CDS encoding 2,3,4,5-tetrahydropyridine-2,6-dicarboxylate N-succinyltransferase produces MTELQQIIENAWDNRELLQENETINAIRKVIDLLDAGELRVAEPIEGGWQVNEWVKKGVVLYFPIQKMETLEAGIFEYHDKIPLKRNYKERGIRVVPNAVARHGAYISSGTILMPSYVNIGAYVDEGTMVDTWATVGSCAQIGKNVHLSGGVGIGGVLEPLQAAPVIIEDGAFLGSRSIVVEGVRVEKEAVLGANVVLTMSTKIIDVTGDEPIEMKGRVPARSVVIPGSYTKKFPAGEFQVPCALIIGKRKESTDKKTSLNDALREHNVAV; encoded by the coding sequence ATGACTGAATTACAACAAATTATAGAAAATGCTTGGGATAATAGGGAACTATTACAAGAAAATGAAACCATAAATGCTATTAGAAAAGTAATTGATTTATTGGATGCTGGAGAATTACGTGTTGCTGAACCAATTGAAGGAGGCTGGCAAGTTAATGAATGGGTTAAAAAAGGAGTTGTTTTGTACTTCCCAATTCAGAAAATGGAAACATTAGAAGCAGGTATTTTTGAATATCATGATAAAATTCCATTAAAAAGAAATTATAAAGAAAGAGGAATTAGAGTTGTGCCAAATGCAGTAGCAAGACATGGAGCCTATATTTCTTCTGGAACCATATTAATGCCAAGTTATGTAAATATTGGTGCTTATGTAGATGAAGGAACTATGGTTGATACATGGGCTACAGTAGGTTCTTGTGCGCAGATTGGGAAAAATGTACATCTATCGGGTGGAGTAGGAATTGGTGGTGTTTTAGAACCTTTACAAGCTGCTCCAGTAATTATTGAAGATGGTGCCTTTTTAGGATCTAGAAGTATAGTTGTAGAAGGAGTTAGAGTAGAAAAAGAAGCTGTTCTAGGGGCAAATGTTGTCCTGACAATGAGTACAAAAATTATTGATGTTACGGGAGATGAACCGATAGAAATGAAAGGAAGAGTTCCTGCACGTTCAGTTGTTATTCCAGGTAGTTATACCAAGAAGTTTCCTGCTGGAGAATTTCAAGTTCCATGTGCATTAATCATTGGTAAACGTAAAGAAAGTACTGATAAAAAAACATCATTAAACGACGCATTAAGAGAACATAATGTAGCTGTTTAA
- the lon gene encoding endopeptidase La, translated as MSKPKVLHLDNLSLQSMLNEDSELIPLMTPEDEEIINKESVPDILPILPLRNTVLFPGVVIPITAGRDKSIQLIKDANKGDKIIGVVAQKNEEVEEPTKDDIHKTGVVAQILRVLKMPDGNTTVIIQGKKRFEIETVIQNEPYIKATVKEAVEEKDVDDKKEFKAIIDSIKEIALEVIKENPMLPSEASFAIKNIQSDSFLVNFISSNMDLSVMQKQVVLEKDNLKERALLTLKNLNKELQKLQLKNDIQSKTRTDLDQQQREYYLNQQLKTIQEELGGVSNDQELEEMRVQGKKKKWTKEVGETFDKELARLRRMNPQMAEYGVQRNYLELMLELPWGEYSEDKFDLKRATKILDRDHFGLEKVKERIIEHLAVLKLKGDMKSPIICLYGPPGVGKTSLGKSVAESLGRKYVRMSLGGLRDEAEIRGHRKTYIGAMPGRLIQSIKKAKTSNPVFVLDEIDKLGQSHQGDPSSAMLEVLDPEQNTEFYDNYLEVGYDLSKVLFIATANNLGQIPWALRDRMEIINVTGYTIEEKAEIAKRHLLPKQLKEHGLTAKDLKLGKAQIEKVVEGYTRESGVRGLEKQIAKVVRYAAKSIALEEEYDIAITNDDIETILGPARLERDKYETNDVAGVVTGLAWTSVGGDILFIESILSKGKGNLTITGNLGKVMKESATIAMEYIKANADDFGVNPEILEKYNVHVHVPEGATPKDGPSAGITMLTSLISSFTQRKVKNKLAMTGEITLRGKVLPVGGIKEKILAAKRANIKEIILCNENKKDILEIKESYLKGLKFHYVTDMSEVIDIALTKQKVKNAKKLV; from the coding sequence ATGAGCAAACCAAAAGTATTGCATTTAGACAATTTGTCGTTACAGAGTATGTTAAATGAAGATTCGGAATTAATTCCTTTAATGACACCTGAAGATGAAGAAATTATTAATAAAGAAAGTGTTCCAGATATTTTACCCATTCTTCCTTTAAGAAATACAGTGTTATTTCCAGGTGTAGTAATTCCAATTACGGCAGGAAGAGACAAATCAATTCAGCTAATAAAAGATGCTAATAAGGGAGATAAAATAATTGGAGTTGTTGCGCAAAAAAATGAAGAAGTAGAAGAGCCTACAAAAGACGATATCCATAAAACGGGTGTAGTTGCACAAATTTTAAGAGTTCTAAAAATGCCTGATGGTAACACAACCGTTATTATTCAAGGGAAAAAGCGTTTCGAAATTGAAACAGTTATTCAAAATGAACCTTATATAAAAGCTACAGTAAAAGAAGCTGTTGAAGAAAAAGATGTTGATGATAAAAAAGAGTTTAAAGCGATTATAGATTCTATTAAAGAGATTGCTTTAGAAGTAATAAAAGAGAATCCGATGTTGCCTTCAGAGGCTTCATTTGCAATTAAAAATATTCAATCAGATTCTTTTTTGGTGAATTTTATTTCATCAAATATGGATTTAAGTGTCATGCAAAAACAAGTTGTTTTAGAAAAAGACAATTTAAAAGAACGTGCATTATTAACACTTAAAAACTTAAATAAAGAATTACAAAAGCTTCAATTAAAAAATGATATTCAGTCTAAAACAAGAACAGATTTAGATCAACAACAACGTGAATATTATTTAAATCAGCAATTAAAAACCATTCAAGAAGAATTAGGTGGAGTTTCTAACGATCAAGAGTTAGAAGAGATGCGTGTACAAGGTAAAAAGAAGAAGTGGACAAAAGAAGTAGGAGAGACTTTTGATAAAGAATTGGCTCGTTTACGAAGAATGAATCCACAAATGGCAGAATATGGCGTGCAACGTAATTATTTGGAGTTGATGTTAGAGTTGCCTTGGGGTGAATATTCTGAAGATAAATTCGATTTAAAAAGAGCTACAAAAATATTAGATAGAGATCATTTTGGACTAGAAAAAGTAAAAGAACGTATCATAGAACATTTAGCGGTTTTAAAGTTAAAAGGTGATATGAAATCGCCAATTATCTGTTTATACGGCCCTCCAGGAGTTGGGAAAACTTCGTTGGGAAAATCTGTAGCAGAATCCTTAGGGCGTAAATATGTACGTATGTCTTTAGGTGGTTTACGAGACGAAGCAGAAATTCGCGGTCATAGAAAAACATATATTGGTGCGATGCCAGGGCGTTTGATTCAGAGTATTAAAAAAGCGAAGACGTCAAACCCAGTTTTTGTATTAGATGAGATTGATAAATTAGGACAAAGTCATCAAGGAGATCCTTCTTCAGCAATGTTAGAAGTTTTAGATCCTGAACAAAATACCGAGTTCTACGATAATTATTTAGAGGTGGGTTATGATTTATCTAAAGTACTTTTTATAGCTACTGCAAATAATTTAGGACAAATTCCTTGGGCGTTACGTGATAGAATGGAAATCATCAACGTTACTGGATATACCATTGAAGAAAAAGCAGAAATTGCAAAAAGGCATTTATTACCTAAGCAATTAAAAGAACACGGACTTACTGCAAAAGATTTAAAATTAGGAAAAGCACAGATAGAAAAAGTTGTTGAAGGATATACGAGAGAATCTGGAGTACGTGGGTTAGAAAAACAAATTGCAAAAGTAGTACGTTATGCAGCAAAATCGATTGCATTAGAAGAAGAATACGATATTGCTATAACAAATGATGATATTGAAACAATTTTAGGCCCAGCACGTTTAGAACGTGATAAATACGAAACAAACGATGTTGCCGGAGTTGTTACAGGTTTAGCGTGGACAAGTGTTGGTGGCGATATTTTGTTTATAGAATCTATTTTATCTAAAGGAAAAGGAAACTTAACCATTACAGGGAATTTAGGAAAAGTGATGAAAGAATCTGCAACCATTGCGATGGAATATATAAAAGCAAATGCTGATGATTTTGGAGTAAACCCTGAGATTTTAGAAAAATACAATGTACATGTTCATGTGCCAGAAGGCGCAACTCCAAAAGATGGTCCAAGTGCTGGTATTACTATGTTAACATCTTTAATATCTTCTTTTACGCAACGTAAAGTGAAAAATAAATTAGCCATGACTGGTGAAATTACCTTACGTGGAAAAGTATTACCTGTTGGCGGAATTAAAGAAAAAATATTGGCAGCGAAACGTGCTAATATTAAGGAGATTATTCTCTGTAACGAAAACAAAAAAGATATCTTAGAAATAAAAGAAAGTTACTTAAAAGGGTTAAAATTCCATTATGTAACTGATATGAGTGAAGTAATTGATATTGCACTCACCAAGCAAAAAGTTAAGAATGCTAAGAAATTAGTGTAA
- a CDS encoding SDR family NAD(P)-dependent oxidoreductase has translation MTDIIIITGGSKGIGKALVEKYAQENYNVYSLARSIVNLENTTQISVDLSNLKETENSFLMLFDEFKKMQISSITLINNAGRLGTVSSLENIESEDIAKTIQLNTTTPLILSSLFIKHTKSLACKKQIISISSGAARSAYQGWSIYCTSKAAIDMMTKTIALEQSELKNGIKCMAIYPGVVDTNMQTQIRNTSENDFKNVDRFKELKTNNELYTSEFVANQIFKIDNEDLLENGDIIDIRNF, from the coding sequence ATGACTGATATTATCATTATTACCGGTGGAAGTAAAGGAATTGGAAAAGCTTTAGTTGAAAAATATGCCCAAGAAAATTACAACGTATATTCATTAGCTAGAAGTATTGTTAACCTAGAAAATACAACTCAAATTTCTGTCGATTTATCAAATTTAAAAGAAACAGAAAATAGTTTTTTAATGCTTTTTGATGAATTTAAAAAAATGCAAATTTCATCGATTACCTTAATAAATAACGCTGGGAGATTAGGTACAGTTTCTTCTTTAGAAAATATAGAAAGTGAAGATATTGCAAAGACAATTCAACTAAATACCACTACTCCACTTATACTATCTAGTTTATTTATTAAACACACAAAGAGTTTAGCTTGTAAAAAACAAATCATTTCTATTTCTTCTGGTGCAGCTAGAAGCGCATACCAAGGTTGGTCTATTTATTGCACTTCAAAAGCTGCTATAGATATGATGACAAAAACCATAGCTCTAGAACAGTCTGAGCTAAAAAACGGGATAAAATGTATGGCTATTTACCCAGGTGTTGTAGATACCAATATGCAAACTCAAATTAGAAATACTTCAGAAAATGACTTTAAAAACGTTGATCGTTTTAAAGAATTAAAAACAAATAATGAGTTATATACTTCTGAATTTGTTGCCAATCAAATATTTAAAATCGACAATGAAGATTTACTTGAAAATGGCGATATTATTGATATAAGAAATTTCTAA
- a CDS encoding DUF5606 domain-containing protein: MEFSKIIAVTGKPGLFEILSQTKSGVIVKSLKEDKRFPINATQNISLLENIAIYTLEEEVPLGQIFKIISDKEEGKQCISHKESGNKLTSYFAEILPEYDDERVYTSNIKKVLQWYNILVDAKFDFSSIEVESVEEETEETNS, translated from the coding sequence ATGGAGTTTAGTAAAATTATTGCGGTAACAGGTAAACCTGGTTTATTTGAAATCTTATCGCAAACCAAATCTGGTGTAATTGTAAAATCTTTAAAAGAAGACAAAAGATTTCCAATAAATGCAACACAAAACATTAGCTTATTAGAAAACATTGCTATTTATACGCTAGAAGAAGAGGTTCCTTTGGGGCAAATTTTTAAAATTATTTCTGATAAAGAAGAAGGAAAACAATGTATTTCGCATAAAGAAAGTGGTAACAAACTAACTTCTTATTTTGCAGAAATTTTACCAGAATATGATGATGAACGCGTATATACTTCTAACATTAAAAAAGTGTTACAATGGTATAATATTTTAGTTGATGCTAAATTTGATTTCTCTTCAATAGAAGTTGAATCTGTAGAAGAAGAAACTGAAGAAACCAATTCTTAA
- a CDS encoding RNA polymerase sigma factor — translation MEAYNQHTNQLLERCKNGDQNAQMQLYKDYYKAMYNTAHRILRDEFEAEDIMQESFLTAFTKLNTFKGEVAFGAWLKRIVINKSLTQLKKNNKYNEIKLEVIPNREIEEESINYSLLNVSQVQEKMNSLKDNYRMVLNLNLIEGFDYEEIAQILNYTNENVRTTISRAKKKLKQLIIAETNKTQVYGR, via the coding sequence TTGGAAGCTTACAATCAACATACCAACCAACTATTAGAACGCTGCAAAAACGGAGATCAGAATGCTCAAATGCAGTTATACAAAGACTATTATAAGGCTATGTATAATACTGCACACAGAATTTTGAGAGATGAATTTGAAGCTGAAGATATTATGCAAGAATCGTTCTTAACAGCTTTCACAAAGTTGAATACTTTTAAAGGAGAAGTGGCTTTTGGAGCATGGTTAAAAAGAATTGTAATCAATAAAAGTTTGACACAATTAAAAAAGAATAATAAATACAATGAAATAAAACTAGAAGTGATTCCGAATCGAGAAATTGAAGAAGAATCCATTAACTATAGTCTTTTAAATGTTAGCCAAGTTCAAGAAAAAATGAACAGTTTAAAGGACAATTATAGAATGGTTTTAAATTTAAATTTAATTGAAGGGTTTGATTATGAAGAAATTGCCCAAATATTAAATTATACCAATGAAAATGTGAGAACCACAATTTCTAGAGCCAAGAAAAAATTAAAGCAATTAATAATTGCAGAAACTAATAAAACACAAGTATATGGAAGATAA
- the mazG gene encoding nucleoside triphosphate pyrophosphohydrolase, translated as MNSRKEQLSAFNRLLDIMDELREKCPWDKKQTIESLRHLTIEETYELADAILENDLPEIKKELGDLLLHIVFYAKIGSEKKAFDIGDVANAISDKLIDRHPHIYGDVEVKNEEEVKQNWEQLKLKEGKESVLEGVPKSLPALVKANRIQDKVSGVGYDWEEPHQVWEKVQEELDELNEEIKKGAKENIEKEFGDVLFSMINYARFIDVNPENALEKTNKKFINRFQYLEKAAKKEGKQLSDMTLTEMDVFWNESKQYFN; from the coding sequence TTGAATTCGCGTAAAGAACAACTTTCAGCTTTTAATCGTTTGTTAGATATTATGGATGAACTTCGAGAGAAGTGTCCTTGGGATAAAAAACAAACCATAGAAAGTTTACGCCATTTAACCATTGAGGAAACCTACGAATTAGCAGATGCTATTTTAGAAAATGATTTACCCGAAATTAAAAAAGAATTGGGTGATTTACTGCTACATATTGTTTTTTACGCTAAAATTGGTTCAGAAAAAAAAGCATTTGATATTGGAGATGTTGCCAATGCAATTTCTGATAAATTAATTGATAGACATCCCCATATTTATGGTGATGTTGAAGTAAAAAATGAAGAGGAGGTTAAACAAAACTGGGAACAACTTAAACTTAAAGAAGGAAAAGAATCTGTTCTAGAAGGTGTTCCAAAAAGTTTACCTGCTCTTGTAAAAGCGAATAGAATTCAAGATAAAGTTTCTGGAGTTGGATATGATTGGGAAGAACCTCATCAAGTTTGGGAGAAAGTTCAAGAAGAATTAGATGAACTAAACGAAGAAATTAAAAAAGGAGCTAAAGAAAATATAGAAAAAGAATTTGGCGATGTACTTTTTTCTATGATAAATTATGCACGTTTTATTGATGTTAATCCAGAAAACGCTCTTGAAAAAACCAACAAAAAATTCATCAATAGATTTCAATATTTAGAAAAAGCAGCCAAAAAAGAAGGGAAACAGCTTTCTGACATGACATTGACAGAAATGGATGTTTTTTGGAATGAATCTAAGCAATACTTTAACTGA